In the genome of Coregonus clupeaformis isolate EN_2021a chromosome 11, ASM2061545v1, whole genome shotgun sequence, one region contains:
- the LOC121576607 gene encoding zinc finger protein 592 isoform X2 — MGDMKTPDFDDLLAAFDIPDATSLDAKEPIQESHDEAEGQLKHTEMCMEDTVSVHQAVGVSDVPAVSVIVKNTSHQESSDSGGEGPHFRHPLQNGFRGSGASMDSHQIGHCGSKSFVCALNGNGSRGLLGKTPVQHKPEGTPSFSQSFSQFSPISSPESEDSPSNGVDIHPKQERPYFPAASIFMSAEPLMSDNQKKQLSYSMFDKCHEVDCEELENLQRSKGESIKSKDTRTEAKPDRNASNQKDKGDCHSSAVLPTNDNNIIESSSNNIVTTSNMPTSHPCVKTPTSKLSSCLEALVALNARKDPSEPPNSGDLSVAHDCTMKVSPKMPMSPQSPRSPLEAVKRLMKPPDSPVSICSDSSGKGSPALTSGSPPAIPRVRIKTIKTTTGQIQRTVTSVVPDSENEEIHSVESSPSQRIVVEEAYSSLSPYPSHNVISDIIVDMPTKSTPVGILPSKVTDDKLKGNCKRPRPMQCPTIFHNISSPVMRPMPVAQHGPSTQKRISSVQTGNSPNTSFLPKAMHLANLNLVPHSVAASVAARSTSHQQSQQHALSSSMVCSTVPLMHQVKKDAPNPRAAIPSTAAGTLNRLLNNANPVPTFVPNLNPPPESNINLPPRGYCCLECGDSFGVERSLAYHYGRRSVHIEVACTHCAKTMVFFNKCALLAHAREHKNKGVVMQCTQLFMKPIAEGQMFAPLITESSVHVGSHVPPLSSPKTQPVMPLYPDKVIRHRLRCLECNKQLSDYRGLAGHYQSLSEEMKGLMCKVCPMLLPNKCSFQAHQRIHAHKSPYCCPECGALSRSVDIQKHVKENCLHYARKAGYKCLHCDMVFMSFNVQKSHIEEKHCEVFYKCTICPVAFKSSDGFQMHLTTKHNGSIVSPQLIFKCSCETVFKKKQLLLQHFHQNAKKLATCVFKCPECTSIFIQKQSLMQHFKGVHGGIFKEEVEKSTKPTEMIAQHQDVTSAFHQPKSLKRYPCRQCERSFNSSTSLRRHIRNDHDGKKTFTCWYCTDERTTFTTSIMLKNHISLMHGIRNPDFSLMSKSAPLDTSKVLGEGLVSKRPAVASQREGKDGAALEGSSTKRLKSHFRCSKCGFTTEDGTQFQQHIPQHKTDKNTPQCLYCGLCFASRLSLNRHLFIVHKVKDPEEEKKEMMDVEYESRKKQEEGMGKTVGVNEGEDLPLPLVKSDPLREEDPTRLHCETAVRPLTVNSHTALT, encoded by the exons ATGGGTGACATGAAGACCCCTGATTTTGATGATCTTTTGGCTGCCTTTGACATCCCTGATGCCACCAGTTTGGATGCTAAAGAACCCATCCAGGAGAGTCATGATGAGGCAGAAGGTCAGCTGAAACACACAGAGATGTGTATGGAGGACACTGTATCTGTTCATCAAGCTGTAGGTGTGTCTGATGTTCCTGCTGTCAGTGTTATAGTAAAGAACACAAGTCACCAGGAGTCATCTGATAGTGGTGGAGAGGGCCCACATTTCAGACACCCattgcaaaatgggttcagggggTCAGGGGCCTCAATGGACTCTCATCAGATAGGCCACTGTGGTTCTAAGTCTTTTGTGTGTGCTTTGAATGGGAATGGCTCAAGAGGACTCTTAGGGAAGACCCCCGTCCAGCACAAACCTGAAGGAACACCGTCCTTCTCTCAGTCCTTTTCCCAGTTCAGCCCCATCTCTAGTCCAGAATCTGAAGACTCCCCAAGCAATGGGGTTGATATCCATCCAAAACAAGAGAGACCCTACTTCCCTGCTGCCTCTATATTTATGTCTGCAGAACCCCTAATGTCAGACAATCAGAAAAAACAGCTGTCTTACAGCATGTTTGACAAGTGCCATGAAGTAGACTGTGAAGAACTTGAGAACCTTCAAAGGAGCAAAGGAGAATCTATCAAATCAAAGGATACCAGAACAGAGGCGAAGCCTGACAGGAATGCCAGTAACCAGAAGGACAAGGGAGATTGTCATAGTAGTGCAGTGCTCCCTACAAATGATAATAACATTATTGAGTCAAGCAGTAACAATATAGTGACTACGTCTAATATGCCCACCTCTCATCCATGTGTcaaaactccaacatccaaaCTATCGTCTTGCCTTGAGGCATTAGTGGCTCTGAATGCCAGAAAGGATCCCAGTGAACCACCAAACTCTGGAGACTTATCAGTGGCTCATGACTGCACCATGAAGGTTAGTCCAAAAATGCCCATGTCACCACAAAGTCCCAGGAGTCCTCTTGAAGCTGTGAAGCGGTTAATGAAACCACCTGACAGTCCTGTAAGCATTTGCAGTGACAGCAGTGGCAAGGGATCCCCAGCACTGACATCTGGCTCACCCCCAGCCATACCGAGGGTCAGAATAAAGACCATTAAAACCACGACTGGGCAAATCCAGCGCACGGTTACCAGTGTAGTACCTGATTCAGAAAATGAGGAGATCCACTCTGTTGAGTCCTCCCCATCCCAGAGAATTGTTGTTGAGGAGGCCTACTCTAGTTTGTCTCCCTATCCCTCTCATAATGTGATAAGCGATATCATTGTTGATATGCCCACCAAAAGTACACCAGTTGGTATTCTGCCATCAAAGGTTACTGATGACAAATTAAAGGGGAACTGCAAGAGGCCAAGACCAATGCAGTGCCCAACTATTTTTCATAATATAAGTAGTCCTGTAATGAGACCTATGCCGGTTGCCCAGCACGGGCCTTCTACACAAAAGAGGATTTCATCAGTTCAAACGGGCAACTCGCCCAACACAAGCTTCCTTCCCAAGGCAATGCACTTAGCTAACCTGAACCTAGTCCCTCACAGTGTTGCTGCATCAGTCGCAGCACGCTCCACCTCCCATCAACAGAGCCAACAACATGCACTTTCCTCCTCTATGGTGTGCAGCACTGTCCCATTGATGCATCAAGTAAAAAAAGATGCCCCTAATCCACGTGCTGCCATTCCGAGCACAGCAGCAGGTACTTTAAACAGACTGTTAAACAATGCCAACCCTGTACCCACATTCGTACCCAACCTGAACCCACCACCTGAGAGCAACATCAACTTGCCACCACGTGGATATTGCTGCCTTGAATGTGGGGACTCCTTTGGGGTAGAGAGGAGTCTCGCCTATCATTATGGCAGGAGGAGTGTGCACATTGAAGTAGCCTGCACCCACTGTGCTAAAACCATGGTATTCTTCAACAAGTGTGCCCTGCTGGCACATGCACGGGAACATAAGAACAAAGGTGTGGTGATGCAGTGTACACAGCTATTCATGAAGCCCATTGCAGAGGGACAGATGTTTGCACCCTTGATCACTGAATCCTCTGTGCATGTGGGCTCCCATGTGCCCCCATTATCCTCACCTAAAACCCAACCAGTCATGCCCCTCTATCCAGACAAAGTCATCCGCCACAGACTCCGCTGCCTGGAGTGTAACAAGCAGCTATCAGACTACAGAGGTCTCGCAGGCCATTACCAGAGTCTGTCAGAAGAAATGAAGGGACTG ATGTGTAAGGTGTGCCCAATGCTGCTACCGAACAAGTGCAGCTTCCAGGCTCACCAGCGTATTCATGCCCACAAGTCCCCTTACTGCTGCCCTGAGTGTGGTGCGCTGAGTCGCTCTGTGGACATACAGAAGCATGTGAAGGAGAACTGTCTTCACTATGCACGCAAGGCTGGCTATAA GTGTCTTCACTGTGATATGGTTTTCATGTCATTTAATGTGCAGAAGAGTCACATTGAAGAAAAACACTGTGAGGTCTTCTATAAGTGCACTATCTGTCCAGTTGCCTTCAAGTCTTCCGATGGATTTCAAATGCATTTGACAACTAAGCACAACGGCAGCATAGTGTCTCCTCA GTTAATCTTCAAGTGTTCTTGTGAGACAGTGTTCAAGAAAAAGCAGTTATTGCTTCAACACTTCCATCAGAATGCCAAAAAGCTTGCTACCTGTGTGTTCAAGTGCCCTGAGTGCACTTCAATCTTCATCCAAAAGCAGTCGTTAATGCAGCATTTCAAG GGGGTGCATGGAGGAATCttcaaagaggaggtggagaaaaGCACAAAACCAACAGAGATGATTGCACAGCACCAAGATGTTACCTCAGCATTCCACCAGCCAAAG TCACTGAAGAGGTATCCATGTCGGCAGTGTGAGAGGTCTTTCAATTCCTCTACAAGTTTGAGAAGACACATTCGCAATGACCACGATGGAAAGAAAACCTTTACCTGCTG GTATTGCACAGATGAGAGGACAACATTCACCACAAGCATCATGTTGAAGAACCACATCAGTTTGATGCATGGGATCAGAAATCCAGACTTTAGTCTAATGTCAAAATCAGCCCCTCTGGATACCAGCAAAGTCTTGGGAGAG GGGCTCGTTTCAAAGAGACCTGCGGTGGCATCCCAGAGGGAGGGGAAGGATGGTGCTGCCCTAGAAGGCTCCTCTACCAAACGTCTGAAATCTCACTTTCGCTGCTCTAAGTGTGGTTTCACCACAGAGGATGGCACACAGTTCCAGCAGCACATACCTCAGCATAAAACCGATAAAAACACTCCCCAATGCCTGTACTGTGGATTATGTTTTGCATCTCGGCTGTCTCTCAACAGACACCTGTTTATTGTGCACAAAGTCAAAGAcccagaggaagagaagaaggaaATGATGGACGTGGAGTATGAGAGCAGAAAGAAGCAGGAAGAGGGCATGGGGAAAACAGTGGGTGTGAATGAGGGAGAGGACTTGCCACTTCCATTAGTTAAA
- the LOC121576607 gene encoding zinc finger protein 592 isoform X1 encodes MGDMKTPDFDDLLAAFDIPDATSLDAKEPIQESHDEAEGQLKHTEMCMEDTVSVHQAVGVSDVPAVSVIVKNTSHQESSDSGGEGPHFRHPLQNGFRGSGASMDSHQIGHCGSKSFVCALNGNGSRGLLGKTPVQHKPEGTPSFSQSFSQFSPISSPESEDSPSNGVDIHPKQERPYFPAASIFMSAEPLMSDNQKKQLSYSMFDKCHEVDCEELENLQRSKGESIKSKDTRTEAKPDRNASNQKDKGDCHSSAVLPTNDNNIIESSSNNIVTTSNMPTSHPCVKTPTSKLSSCLEALVALNARKDPSEPPNSGDLSVAHDCTMKVSPKMPMSPQSPRSPLEAVKRLMKPPDSPVSICSDSSGKGSPALTSGSPPAIPRVRIKTIKTTTGQIQRTVTSVVPDSENEEIHSVESSPSQRIVVEEAYSSLSPYPSHNVISDIIVDMPTKSTPVGILPSKVTDDKLKGNCKRPRPMQCPTIFHNISSPVMRPMPVAQHGPSTQKRISSVQTGNSPNTSFLPKAMHLANLNLVPHSVAASVAARSTSHQQSQQHALSSSMVCSTVPLMHQVKKDAPNPRAAIPSTAAGTLNRLLNNANPVPTFVPNLNPPPESNINLPPRGYCCLECGDSFGVERSLAYHYGRRSVHIEVACTHCAKTMVFFNKCALLAHAREHKNKGVVMQCTQLFMKPIAEGQMFAPLITESSVHVGSHVPPLSSPKTQPVMPLYPDKVIRHRLRCLECNKQLSDYRGLAGHYQSLSEEMKGLMCKVCPMLLPNKCSFQAHQRIHAHKSPYCCPECGALSRSVDIQKHVKENCLHYARKAGYKCLHCDMVFMSFNVQKSHIEEKHCEVFYKCTICPVAFKSSDGFQMHLTTKHNGSIVSPQLIFKCSCETVFKKKQLLLQHFHQNAKKLATCVFKCPECTSIFIQKQSLMQHFKGVHGGIFKEEVEKSTKPTEMIAQHQDVTSAFHQPKVNTPIKHSDATRKRANLAARDRKTNLKNAGWTCGECLHWLPDREAYISHMKNSHGRSLKRYPCRQCERSFNSSTSLRRHIRNDHDGKKTFTCWYCTDERTTFTTSIMLKNHISLMHGIRNPDFSLMSKSAPLDTSKVLGEGLVSKRPAVASQREGKDGAALEGSSTKRLKSHFRCSKCGFTTEDGTQFQQHIPQHKTDKNTPQCLYCGLCFASRLSLNRHLFIVHKVKDPEEEKKEMMDVEYESRKKQEEGMGKTVGVNEGEDLPLPLVKSDPLREEDPTRLHCETAVRPLTVNSHTALT; translated from the exons ATGGGTGACATGAAGACCCCTGATTTTGATGATCTTTTGGCTGCCTTTGACATCCCTGATGCCACCAGTTTGGATGCTAAAGAACCCATCCAGGAGAGTCATGATGAGGCAGAAGGTCAGCTGAAACACACAGAGATGTGTATGGAGGACACTGTATCTGTTCATCAAGCTGTAGGTGTGTCTGATGTTCCTGCTGTCAGTGTTATAGTAAAGAACACAAGTCACCAGGAGTCATCTGATAGTGGTGGAGAGGGCCCACATTTCAGACACCCattgcaaaatgggttcagggggTCAGGGGCCTCAATGGACTCTCATCAGATAGGCCACTGTGGTTCTAAGTCTTTTGTGTGTGCTTTGAATGGGAATGGCTCAAGAGGACTCTTAGGGAAGACCCCCGTCCAGCACAAACCTGAAGGAACACCGTCCTTCTCTCAGTCCTTTTCCCAGTTCAGCCCCATCTCTAGTCCAGAATCTGAAGACTCCCCAAGCAATGGGGTTGATATCCATCCAAAACAAGAGAGACCCTACTTCCCTGCTGCCTCTATATTTATGTCTGCAGAACCCCTAATGTCAGACAATCAGAAAAAACAGCTGTCTTACAGCATGTTTGACAAGTGCCATGAAGTAGACTGTGAAGAACTTGAGAACCTTCAAAGGAGCAAAGGAGAATCTATCAAATCAAAGGATACCAGAACAGAGGCGAAGCCTGACAGGAATGCCAGTAACCAGAAGGACAAGGGAGATTGTCATAGTAGTGCAGTGCTCCCTACAAATGATAATAACATTATTGAGTCAAGCAGTAACAATATAGTGACTACGTCTAATATGCCCACCTCTCATCCATGTGTcaaaactccaacatccaaaCTATCGTCTTGCCTTGAGGCATTAGTGGCTCTGAATGCCAGAAAGGATCCCAGTGAACCACCAAACTCTGGAGACTTATCAGTGGCTCATGACTGCACCATGAAGGTTAGTCCAAAAATGCCCATGTCACCACAAAGTCCCAGGAGTCCTCTTGAAGCTGTGAAGCGGTTAATGAAACCACCTGACAGTCCTGTAAGCATTTGCAGTGACAGCAGTGGCAAGGGATCCCCAGCACTGACATCTGGCTCACCCCCAGCCATACCGAGGGTCAGAATAAAGACCATTAAAACCACGACTGGGCAAATCCAGCGCACGGTTACCAGTGTAGTACCTGATTCAGAAAATGAGGAGATCCACTCTGTTGAGTCCTCCCCATCCCAGAGAATTGTTGTTGAGGAGGCCTACTCTAGTTTGTCTCCCTATCCCTCTCATAATGTGATAAGCGATATCATTGTTGATATGCCCACCAAAAGTACACCAGTTGGTATTCTGCCATCAAAGGTTACTGATGACAAATTAAAGGGGAACTGCAAGAGGCCAAGACCAATGCAGTGCCCAACTATTTTTCATAATATAAGTAGTCCTGTAATGAGACCTATGCCGGTTGCCCAGCACGGGCCTTCTACACAAAAGAGGATTTCATCAGTTCAAACGGGCAACTCGCCCAACACAAGCTTCCTTCCCAAGGCAATGCACTTAGCTAACCTGAACCTAGTCCCTCACAGTGTTGCTGCATCAGTCGCAGCACGCTCCACCTCCCATCAACAGAGCCAACAACATGCACTTTCCTCCTCTATGGTGTGCAGCACTGTCCCATTGATGCATCAAGTAAAAAAAGATGCCCCTAATCCACGTGCTGCCATTCCGAGCACAGCAGCAGGTACTTTAAACAGACTGTTAAACAATGCCAACCCTGTACCCACATTCGTACCCAACCTGAACCCACCACCTGAGAGCAACATCAACTTGCCACCACGTGGATATTGCTGCCTTGAATGTGGGGACTCCTTTGGGGTAGAGAGGAGTCTCGCCTATCATTATGGCAGGAGGAGTGTGCACATTGAAGTAGCCTGCACCCACTGTGCTAAAACCATGGTATTCTTCAACAAGTGTGCCCTGCTGGCACATGCACGGGAACATAAGAACAAAGGTGTGGTGATGCAGTGTACACAGCTATTCATGAAGCCCATTGCAGAGGGACAGATGTTTGCACCCTTGATCACTGAATCCTCTGTGCATGTGGGCTCCCATGTGCCCCCATTATCCTCACCTAAAACCCAACCAGTCATGCCCCTCTATCCAGACAAAGTCATCCGCCACAGACTCCGCTGCCTGGAGTGTAACAAGCAGCTATCAGACTACAGAGGTCTCGCAGGCCATTACCAGAGTCTGTCAGAAGAAATGAAGGGACTG ATGTGTAAGGTGTGCCCAATGCTGCTACCGAACAAGTGCAGCTTCCAGGCTCACCAGCGTATTCATGCCCACAAGTCCCCTTACTGCTGCCCTGAGTGTGGTGCGCTGAGTCGCTCTGTGGACATACAGAAGCATGTGAAGGAGAACTGTCTTCACTATGCACGCAAGGCTGGCTATAA GTGTCTTCACTGTGATATGGTTTTCATGTCATTTAATGTGCAGAAGAGTCACATTGAAGAAAAACACTGTGAGGTCTTCTATAAGTGCACTATCTGTCCAGTTGCCTTCAAGTCTTCCGATGGATTTCAAATGCATTTGACAACTAAGCACAACGGCAGCATAGTGTCTCCTCA GTTAATCTTCAAGTGTTCTTGTGAGACAGTGTTCAAGAAAAAGCAGTTATTGCTTCAACACTTCCATCAGAATGCCAAAAAGCTTGCTACCTGTGTGTTCAAGTGCCCTGAGTGCACTTCAATCTTCATCCAAAAGCAGTCGTTAATGCAGCATTTCAAG GGGGTGCATGGAGGAATCttcaaagaggaggtggagaaaaGCACAAAACCAACAGAGATGATTGCACAGCACCAAGATGTTACCTCAGCATTCCACCAGCCAAAGGTAAACACTCCCATTAAACACTCTGATGCAACCAGAAAGAGGGCCAACTTGGCCGCTCGGGACAGGAAGACCAATCTGAAAAATGCTGGCTGGACCTGTGGAGAGTGCCTGCACTGGTTGCCTGACCGAGAAGCCTACATCTCTCACATGAAGAACAGCCATGGGAGG TCACTGAAGAGGTATCCATGTCGGCAGTGTGAGAGGTCTTTCAATTCCTCTACAAGTTTGAGAAGACACATTCGCAATGACCACGATGGAAAGAAAACCTTTACCTGCTG GTATTGCACAGATGAGAGGACAACATTCACCACAAGCATCATGTTGAAGAACCACATCAGTTTGATGCATGGGATCAGAAATCCAGACTTTAGTCTAATGTCAAAATCAGCCCCTCTGGATACCAGCAAAGTCTTGGGAGAG GGGCTCGTTTCAAAGAGACCTGCGGTGGCATCCCAGAGGGAGGGGAAGGATGGTGCTGCCCTAGAAGGCTCCTCTACCAAACGTCTGAAATCTCACTTTCGCTGCTCTAAGTGTGGTTTCACCACAGAGGATGGCACACAGTTCCAGCAGCACATACCTCAGCATAAAACCGATAAAAACACTCCCCAATGCCTGTACTGTGGATTATGTTTTGCATCTCGGCTGTCTCTCAACAGACACCTGTTTATTGTGCACAAAGTCAAAGAcccagaggaagagaagaaggaaATGATGGACGTGGAGTATGAGAGCAGAAAGAAGCAGGAAGAGGGCATGGGGAAAACAGTGGGTGTGAATGAGGGAGAGGACTTGCCACTTCCATTAGTTAAA